The Sphingobacterium bambusae genome includes a window with the following:
- the pdxA gene encoding 4-hydroxythreonine-4-phosphate dehydrogenase PdxA: protein MSEKLKIGISIGDVNGIGLEVIIKSLMDNRVLEYFTPIVYGNTKVASFHRKAIGIQDFSFNVINSAEQANPKRANMINCWQEDVKITLGEQNEIGGKYAFLSLEKAVDDLRAGIIDALVTAPINKHNIQQEGFNFPGHTEFLQAKTEAKDVLMFMVADELRIGVVTGHIPVKDIAGSISKEAIVQKLKMMNDSLRKDFWIQKPKIAVLGLNPHAGDNGLIGTEDEEIIKPAIQQAAEEGVFCFGPYPADGFFAGDTYTKFDGVLAMYHDQGLIPFKHIASRKGINFTAGLPIVRTSPDHGTGYDIAGKNVASHDSFLEAIFAAVHIVERRREQAVLAANPLAFRRLSKDRD, encoded by the coding sequence ATGAGTGAAAAATTAAAAATAGGTATTAGCATCGGCGACGTCAATGGGATTGGCTTGGAAGTGATTATCAAGTCGTTGATGGACAATCGCGTTTTAGAATACTTTACGCCAATTGTTTATGGTAATACAAAGGTTGCCTCATTTCATCGCAAGGCTATAGGCATACAGGATTTTAGTTTCAATGTGATCAATAGTGCCGAGCAGGCAAATCCCAAACGTGCTAACATGATCAATTGTTGGCAGGAAGATGTTAAGATCACCTTAGGCGAGCAAAATGAAATAGGCGGTAAATATGCTTTTCTTTCGTTGGAGAAAGCGGTAGACGATCTCCGTGCCGGAATTATCGATGCTTTGGTGACAGCACCAATCAATAAACATAACATACAGCAGGAGGGTTTTAACTTTCCTGGACATACGGAGTTTTTACAAGCAAAAACGGAAGCAAAAGATGTGCTGATGTTTATGGTTGCCGATGAACTGCGCATCGGTGTTGTTACTGGGCATATCCCTGTTAAAGATATTGCTGGTTCGATCAGTAAAGAAGCTATCGTACAGAAGTTGAAAATGATGAATGATAGCTTGCGTAAGGATTTTTGGATACAGAAGCCAAAGATCGCCGTCTTGGGTTTGAATCCACATGCTGGCGATAATGGGCTTATCGGTACTGAGGATGAGGAAATTATTAAACCAGCCATACAACAGGCTGCTGAAGAAGGCGTTTTTTGTTTTGGCCCTTATCCGGCTGATGGTTTTTTTGCTGGCGACACCTACACTAAGTTTGACGGCGTATTGGCGATGTATCACGACCAAGGGCTGATCCCGTTTAAACATATAGCCTCGCGCAAAGGAATCAATTTTACGGCAGGTTTACCCATTGTTCGCACCTCACCAGATCATGGTACCGGTTACGATATTGCGGGGAAGAACGTCGCTTCGCACGATTCTTTTCTTGAAGCTATTTTTGCAGCCGTACATATCGTGGAACGTAGAAGGGAGCAGGCTGTACTCGCTGCCAATCCATTAGCATTCCGCCGTCTATCAAAAGATCGCGATTAG
- the rsmA gene encoding 16S rRNA (adenine(1518)-N(6)/adenine(1519)-N(6))-dimethyltransferase RsmA — translation MSTVRAKKHLGQHFLNDKNAAQKIVEALDPSLGFTQVLEVGPGMGVLSDFLLEKTAYETWLIDVDDESIAYLADKYPQLEHRLIHGDFLTLDFEKHFGEKMAIIGNFPYNISSQILFKILDERHRVVQMTGMFQKEVAERCVAKPGSKEYGILSVFLQAYYDVQYLFTVKAGAFNPPPKVLSGVMKMTRNARVTLDCDEKLFWRVVKASFNQRRKTLRNSLSAVIPKERMSENPLYDLRAERLSVQDFELLTREISAAL, via the coding sequence ATGAGTACAGTACGCGCAAAAAAACATCTAGGACAACATTTTCTCAATGATAAAAATGCAGCCCAAAAGATCGTCGAAGCATTAGATCCATCGCTCGGATTCACCCAAGTCTTGGAGGTTGGGCCTGGAATGGGCGTTTTATCTGATTTTTTACTGGAGAAAACAGCTTATGAAACTTGGTTGATCGATGTGGATGATGAGTCCATTGCTTATCTAGCGGATAAATATCCACAATTGGAGCATCGACTTATCCACGGTGATTTTCTAACGTTGGACTTCGAGAAACACTTCGGAGAAAAGATGGCTATCATCGGAAACTTCCCTTATAACATCTCCTCGCAGATCCTTTTTAAGATCTTGGACGAGCGCCATCGCGTCGTCCAGATGACGGGTATGTTTCAAAAGGAAGTTGCCGAGCGCTGTGTCGCTAAGCCCGGAAGTAAAGAATATGGTATCCTTAGTGTTTTTCTGCAGGCCTACTATGATGTACAATATCTGTTTACGGTCAAGGCAGGAGCCTTTAACCCGCCACCTAAAGTGTTATCCGGTGTGATGAAAATGACCCGAAATGCACGCGTGACGCTGGACTGCGACGAAAAGCTATTTTGGCGAGTGGTAAAAGCCTCCTTCAATCAACGGCGCAAGACATTACGCAACTCCCTTTCAGCCGTAATTCCTAAAGAGCGGATGAGCGAAAACCCCTTATACGATCTGCGTGCTGAACGCCTATCGGTGCAAGATTTCGAGTTATTGACAAGAGAAATAAGCGCAGCGCTGTAA
- a CDS encoding GH3 auxin-responsive promoter family protein: MELLNSLFTWIMKKRIHQIELFMKYPHDVQEEWFQSLIATAEATEWGRKYDYTSILTPEEYKNRVPIQDYDDVKGYVERMIKGEQNLLWPTDVKWFAKSSGTTSDRSKFIPVSMEALEDCHYQGGKDMLSIFCHNKPENKVFTGKSVVIGGSSQINNFSPDSYYGDLSSILIRNLPFWAEFKRTPNLEVTLNPNFEKKIDQIAEITIKENVTSLAGVPTWNIVMAKRVLEITGKQNLLEVWPNLEFYGHGGVSFKPYREQFKQLIPSENMYYLENYNASEGYFGLQDQSDSEDLLLMLDYGIYYEFLPVERMHDEHPKTLGLYEVELHKNYALIISTNAGLWRYKIGDTIRFTSLSPYRFQISGRTKHYINTFGEEVIVDNAEHALQRACQVTQAIIKDYTAGPVYFDKGKAGAHEWIIEFERAPENFQQFCEILDNTLREINSDYDAKRYKDMALSFPIVHNASKDLFYRWMSARGKLGGQNKVPRLANDRSYLDELLKMMNQ, from the coding sequence ATGGAATTACTCAATTCTCTTTTCACGTGGATTATGAAAAAGCGCATTCATCAGATTGAGCTTTTCATGAAGTATCCCCATGATGTGCAAGAAGAGTGGTTTCAAAGCCTTATAGCTACTGCCGAGGCAACAGAATGGGGCAGAAAATACGACTACACGAGTATTCTTACTCCCGAAGAGTACAAAAATAGGGTGCCTATCCAGGATTATGATGATGTTAAAGGCTATGTAGAGCGAATGATCAAAGGCGAACAGAACCTCTTGTGGCCTACCGACGTCAAATGGTTTGCGAAATCTTCGGGAACCACCTCCGACCGCTCCAAGTTCATTCCTGTAAGTATGGAGGCGCTGGAAGATTGTCATTACCAAGGCGGAAAAGACATGCTTTCGATCTTTTGCCACAACAAACCGGAGAACAAGGTTTTTACGGGTAAGTCGGTGGTGATCGGCGGTTCCTCGCAGATAAACAACTTTAGTCCCGACTCTTATTACGGCGACCTTTCCTCCATCCTGATTCGAAACCTACCCTTTTGGGCCGAGTTTAAACGCACACCCAACTTGGAGGTGACGCTAAACCCTAACTTCGAGAAGAAAATAGATCAGATTGCGGAGATCACGATCAAAGAAAATGTGACCAGCCTCGCTGGCGTGCCTACATGGAATATCGTCATGGCCAAGAGGGTTCTTGAGATTACCGGCAAGCAAAACCTGCTGGAAGTTTGGCCCAATTTGGAATTCTACGGCCATGGAGGAGTCAGCTTCAAACCTTACCGAGAACAATTTAAGCAGCTGATTCCTTCTGAAAACATGTATTACCTAGAGAATTACAACGCCTCAGAAGGTTATTTTGGCTTGCAGGATCAATCGGATTCCGAAGATTTGTTGCTCATGCTGGACTATGGCATCTATTACGAGTTCCTACCTGTTGAACGTATGCACGACGAGCATCCTAAGACGTTGGGATTGTATGAAGTAGAACTCCACAAGAACTACGCACTAATTATTTCTACGAATGCGGGCCTTTGGCGATATAAAATTGGGGACACCATTCGTTTTACATCGCTCTCCCCCTACCGATTCCAAATATCGGGCAGAACCAAGCATTACATTAATACCTTCGGCGAGGAGGTCATTGTCGATAATGCCGAACATGCGCTGCAGCGAGCCTGTCAGGTTACCCAAGCCATAATTAAGGATTATACGGCAGGCCCCGTATATTTTGACAAAGGCAAAGCCGGGGCTCACGAGTGGATCATTGAATTTGAAAGAGCACCCGAAAATTTCCAACAGTTTTGTGAAATCTTGGACAATACTTTACGTGAGATCAATTCGGATTACGATGCCAAACGTTATAAAGATATGGCCTTATCCTTCCCGATCGTGCACAACGCATCCAAAGATCTTTTCTACCGATGGATGAGTGCCCGTGGAAAATTGGGCGGGCAAAACAAAGTTCCTCGACTGGCCAATGACCGCTCCTACTTGGACGAGCTCCTCAAAATGATGAACCAATAG
- a CDS encoding RpnC/YadD family protein has protein sequence MARVNPRVDDPLWKSVIEQTFVHFLTFMFPTAADVFDFARGFEYLDKEFETLFPPAPNNKGVRFVDKLVKVYLLNGHAQFILCHIEIQSSKGKGDLPKRMFQYYYRIKDRYQVPVTAIAILADTEIQYQPASYTLEFMGTGLLYWFNSYKILNQNEAKLRADRNPFAVVVLTALLAIQQGDVSDAQLMNIKHDLYDEMMTRSMDKPVRQGIYDFLSRYISFKNKSFFAIFEEEVRDKTGKNSTMGTREYLLDKATKEGIAKGIIKGERNARLKAAAEKIEMAKKMLENGLESKLIADITGLPLKEIEKFK, from the coding sequence ATGGCCCGAGTTAATCCGCGCGTCGATGACCCTTTATGGAAAAGTGTCATTGAACAGACCTTTGTCCATTTTCTTACTTTCATGTTCCCTACGGCGGCAGACGTCTTCGATTTCGCTCGTGGCTTCGAATACTTGGATAAAGAATTCGAAACACTCTTTCCCCCTGCTCCTAATAATAAAGGTGTTCGCTTCGTTGACAAACTTGTTAAAGTTTATCTCCTTAATGGCCATGCGCAATTTATACTTTGTCATATAGAGATACAATCCAGCAAGGGGAAAGGTGATCTTCCAAAACGGATGTTCCAATATTACTACCGTATTAAAGATCGGTATCAAGTTCCTGTCACAGCCATAGCCATTCTGGCCGATACAGAAATACAGTACCAACCAGCAAGCTACACACTGGAATTTATGGGTACGGGCCTATTATACTGGTTCAATAGCTACAAAATCCTTAACCAAAACGAAGCAAAACTCCGAGCTGATAGGAACCCATTTGCTGTAGTCGTACTAACGGCCTTGCTAGCCATACAGCAGGGCGATGTAAGCGATGCACAACTTATGAACATCAAGCACGATCTCTACGACGAAATGATGACACGAAGTATGGATAAACCTGTACGTCAAGGCATTTACGATTTTCTATCGCGCTATATCAGTTTTAAAAACAAATCATTTTTTGCTATCTTTGAAGAAGAGGTCAGAGATAAAACAGGAAAAAACAGCACAATGGGAACACGGGAATACCTACTGGATAAAGCGACCAAGGAGGGGATTGCAAAGGGCATCATTAAAGGAGAACGTAATGCCCGTCTTAAAGCAGCCGCCGAAAAAATAGAAATGGCAAAAAAAATGCTAGAGAACGGCTTAGAGAGCAAGCTGATTGCCGATATCACTGGCCTTCCACTCAAAGAGATCGAAAAATTCAAATAA
- a CDS encoding IS1096 element passenger TnpR family protein yields MAIYRFRVTFEDYEDIYREIDMPSKGTFLELHEAIHSSTGYKADVSSSFYVSNDQWKKGTEIALLPSSRKADAGVLLMETIRLSKFIDDPHQKFYYIYNFDRPYDFHVELVKILKEEDGKVYPLVSRVVGDAPKNASAANFPLSTGIDDEDDDEEVTTDETEYGVDDEEEFDMFDDEESESGEESEQKSSGYEDEF; encoded by the coding sequence ATGGCTATTTACAGATTTCGAGTGACTTTTGAGGATTATGAAGATATCTATCGTGAAATTGATATGCCCTCAAAAGGTACATTTTTAGAGCTTCACGAGGCTATCCATAGTTCAACAGGCTATAAAGCTGATGTTTCTTCCTCGTTTTATGTCAGCAATGACCAATGGAAAAAGGGAACAGAAATAGCGCTTCTTCCATCGTCTCGAAAAGCCGATGCGGGTGTTCTTCTTATGGAAACCATACGCCTGAGTAAGTTTATCGATGATCCACACCAAAAGTTCTATTACATCTACAATTTCGATCGTCCATACGATTTCCATGTGGAATTGGTCAAGATCCTTAAAGAAGAAGATGGGAAGGTGTATCCATTGGTGTCTCGGGTAGTAGGTGACGCTCCTAAAAATGCATCGGCGGCAAATTTCCCATTATCTACCGGAATTGATGATGAGGATGACGATGAAGAAGTAACCACAGACGAAACGGAATATGGCGTGGATGATGAGGAAGAATTCGATATGTTCGATGATGAGGAAAGTGAAAGTGGAGAGGAAAGCGAACAAAAATCAAGCGGATACGAAGATGAGTTTTAA
- a CDS encoding CCA tRNA nucleotidyltransferase, which translates to MRENLQHPIFQIIKDLADREQIACYVIGGYVRDRIMGRPFKNDVDIVVVGSGIDFASKVGEVLHTKVAIYKSFGTAMLVHDNINIEFVGARRESYRSNSRNPIVEDGTLEDDQNRRDFTINAMAYGLNSENYGELVDPFQGLQDIEQRIIRTPLDPDITFSDDPLRMMRAIRFASQLGFKIDARAVTSIAATAERIKIISKERVIDELNKIILSPKPSVGFHYLFDTGLLKLIFPAMENLHGVDVIEGRAHKDNFYHTLEVLDNVAEDSDDLWLRWAAIMHDIAKPATKRFDKKVGWTFHGHEDRGAKMVPKLFGELKLPLNEKMKFVQRLVQLHLRPIVLAQDIVTDSAVRRLLFDAGNDIDALMALCHADVTTKNEYKKRKYRDNFELVKQKLRDVEERDQIRNWQPPVTGEDIMELFDLRPGRIIGKIKNAMREAILEGEVANTRADALEFVIQQGESLGLVRKKNTAL; encoded by the coding sequence ATGCGAGAAAATTTACAACACCCCATATTTCAGATAATCAAAGATTTAGCGGATCGTGAGCAGATAGCATGTTATGTTATTGGTGGCTATGTTCGTGATCGGATAATGGGCAGACCGTTTAAAAACGATGTGGATATTGTCGTTGTAGGAAGCGGTATTGATTTCGCAAGTAAAGTTGGTGAAGTGCTACACACCAAAGTGGCGATCTATAAAAGTTTTGGTACGGCCATGTTGGTTCACGATAACATCAATATTGAGTTTGTTGGTGCACGCCGAGAGTCCTATCGCTCGAACTCTCGCAATCCTATCGTCGAAGATGGAACATTGGAAGACGATCAAAATCGACGCGATTTCACGATTAATGCAATGGCCTATGGCCTAAACTCCGAGAACTACGGCGAATTGGTAGATCCTTTCCAAGGCCTGCAAGATATTGAGCAACGCATTATTCGCACACCATTAGATCCAGATATTACCTTCTCAGATGATCCACTACGCATGATGCGTGCCATCCGTTTTGCATCTCAACTGGGCTTTAAAATAGACGCACGGGCCGTGACGTCAATTGCGGCTACGGCGGAACGCATCAAGATTATATCGAAGGAACGGGTTATCGACGAGTTGAACAAGATTATTCTTTCGCCGAAGCCTTCCGTCGGATTCCATTATCTTTTTGATACGGGGCTTTTAAAACTAATCTTCCCAGCCATGGAAAATCTGCATGGGGTGGATGTTATTGAAGGGCGAGCGCACAAAGATAATTTTTACCATACGTTGGAGGTGCTCGATAATGTTGCTGAAGATTCTGACGATCTATGGTTGCGGTGGGCAGCAATAATGCACGATATAGCTAAGCCGGCGACTAAAAGGTTCGATAAAAAGGTGGGATGGACTTTCCATGGGCATGAAGACCGTGGGGCCAAGATGGTACCCAAGCTTTTTGGAGAGTTGAAGCTTCCGCTAAATGAGAAGATGAAATTCGTCCAAAGGTTGGTGCAGCTGCACCTTCGTCCTATTGTTTTGGCACAAGATATCGTCACGGATTCTGCTGTAAGACGGCTGCTTTTCGATGCGGGAAATGACATTGACGCGTTGATGGCCTTATGCCATGCCGATGTGACCACCAAAAACGAGTACAAAAAACGCAAGTACCGAGATAACTTTGAGTTGGTCAAGCAAAAGCTACGGGATGTCGAGGAGCGTGATCAGATACGAAACTGGCAGCCTCCTGTGACGGGAGAAGACATTATGGAACTCTTCGATTTACGACCCGGACGTATCATTGGTAAGATAAAAAATGCTATGCGGGAAGCTATATTGGAAGGAGAAGTGGCAAATACAAGAGCAGATGCCTTGGAATTTGTTATTCAACAGGGTGAAAGCTTGGGACTTGTCCGTAAGAAAAACACTGCACTTTAA
- a CDS encoding branched-chain amino acid aminotransferase: MSETNTYSIRVEPTKQSRLSQVDFNNLKFGQIMSDHMLVANYDNGTWTDVSIVPYGELSISPSMSSLHYGQSIFEGIKGYKFADGTVSIFRPDKNLERFNKSAKRLQMPEVPEEIFLGGLKELLQVDQTWVPSVDGTSLYIRPFMFATEAALGVHPSASYKFIIITCPVGAYYSKPISLKVETHYTRAAEGGVGFSKNAGNYALSLYPTQLANDEGYDQIMWTDAAEHKYIEEAGTANLIFRIGDTIITPHGDTILHGVTRRTIMELAEKWGFKAEQRKVSVQELIDGIKDGSVTEAFAAGTAATITHISKIGFEGQDYELPAVEGREFSNKVLDYLNQLRYGKIEDPFGWNFIV, from the coding sequence ATGAGCGAGACGAATACCTATTCAATTCGCGTAGAGCCGACAAAACAATCAAGACTCTCGCAAGTAGATTTCAACAATTTGAAGTTTGGTCAAATCATGTCTGACCATATGCTGGTTGCCAACTATGATAACGGTACCTGGACAGACGTCAGCATTGTGCCTTATGGCGAGCTGAGCATTAGCCCTTCCATGTCTTCCTTGCATTACGGTCAATCTATCTTTGAAGGAATTAAAGGTTATAAATTTGCAGATGGAACAGTGAGTATATTCCGTCCCGATAAAAACTTGGAACGCTTTAATAAATCAGCAAAACGCTTACAAATGCCGGAAGTGCCTGAAGAAATCTTCTTGGGTGGATTGAAGGAATTGTTGCAAGTAGACCAAACTTGGGTACCTTCCGTCGACGGAACTTCCTTGTACATTCGACCATTTATGTTTGCTACCGAAGCAGCGTTGGGCGTACACCCATCTGCTTCCTATAAATTCATTATTATTACCTGCCCTGTGGGGGCCTACTACAGCAAACCCATCAGCTTGAAGGTCGAAACACATTATACACGTGCGGCAGAAGGTGGTGTAGGTTTCTCAAAAAATGCGGGCAACTATGCGTTGTCGCTCTATCCTACGCAGTTGGCCAATGATGAAGGTTACGATCAAATCATGTGGACGGATGCCGCAGAGCACAAATACATTGAAGAAGCTGGCACGGCCAACCTAATTTTCCGCATTGGAGATACCATTATCACACCACATGGTGACACAATTCTACATGGTGTAACAAGACGTACAATAATGGAACTCGCAGAAAAATGGGGCTTTAAAGCGGAGCAACGCAAGGTATCAGTTCAAGAATTGATCGACGGGATTAAAGATGGTAGCGTCACAGAAGCTTTCGCCGCAGGAACCGCAGCAACGATTACCCATATTTCCAAGATCGGATTCGAAGGACAGGATTATGAGCTGCCTGCAGTAGAAGGTCGCGAGTTCTCAAACAAAGTGTTGGATTATTTAAATCAATTACGTTACGGTAAAATCGAAGATCCATTTGGATGGAACTTTATTGTATAA
- a CDS encoding FAD-dependent monooxygenase: protein MKTRFAIIGGGVAGLTAAIGLRKIGIDTTVYERSPVLRGIGAGFGMAANAMQAFDYLGLREGVERIGHFLNSYNILDQYGVVLAAPDTDSIAANLQQKNFAVHRGDLHNFLLSQLPNEAVVLGKEAVDVQQEDDFVRINFSDGNSIEAHALIVADGVRSRLRQQLLPDTSPRYAGYTCWRAIIDNSDIQLSHGSETWGAKGRFGMTPLVGSKIYWYACINSKADNPLYRDFRVKDLQAHFSGYHDTIQQVLAQTTDQELLWNDIIDIKPLPRLHDGRILFIGDAGHATTPNLGQGACQAIEDVAVLVDTLRETPTPSEAFKQVNRRRLARTRYITNTSWQIGRVSQWENPLLITIRNMLMRITPEKIKQLQLRKLLNEDFMAINKK from the coding sequence ATGAAGACACGATTTGCGATTATTGGCGGTGGCGTTGCCGGTTTAACGGCAGCAATTGGTCTTCGGAAAATAGGGATAGATACCACCGTCTACGAGCGGTCGCCTGTTTTACGCGGCATTGGTGCCGGCTTCGGTATGGCGGCAAATGCCATGCAGGCCTTCGATTACCTCGGCCTGCGCGAGGGCGTAGAACGCATTGGCCACTTTTTAAACTCGTACAATATTCTTGACCAATATGGTGTGGTACTCGCGGCACCAGATACAGACAGTATAGCGGCGAACCTGCAGCAGAAAAATTTTGCCGTACATCGTGGCGACTTGCATAACTTTTTATTGAGCCAACTTCCCAACGAGGCGGTGGTGCTCGGCAAAGAAGCAGTTGATGTACAGCAGGAAGATGACTTCGTCCGGATAAATTTCAGCGATGGCAACAGCATAGAAGCCCATGCACTGATCGTTGCAGATGGCGTTAGATCCCGTCTTCGTCAACAGTTATTACCTGATACCTCGCCTCGTTATGCGGGATATACCTGCTGGCGTGCCATAATAGACAACAGCGACATACAACTTAGCCATGGATCCGAAACATGGGGCGCAAAAGGACGATTCGGGATGACACCATTGGTAGGGAGCAAGATCTATTGGTATGCCTGCATCAATTCTAAAGCGGATAACCCGCTGTATCGCGATTTTCGTGTCAAGGATTTGCAGGCGCATTTTTCAGGCTACCACGATACTATCCAACAGGTATTAGCGCAAACTACGGATCAAGAGCTGCTATGGAATGACATCATTGATATCAAGCCCTTGCCCCGCCTTCACGATGGTCGTATTTTATTTATTGGTGACGCTGGGCATGCCACCACGCCCAATTTGGGACAAGGGGCCTGCCAAGCTATTGAAGACGTCGCCGTCTTGGTAGATACGCTTCGAGAAACACCTACTCCTAGCGAAGCCTTTAAACAGGTTAACCGTCGCCGGTTAGCACGCACACGATACATTACCAACACATCTTGGCAGATTGGTCGAGTTTCACAATGGGAAAACCCTTTGCTAATCACCATCCGAAATATGTTGATGCGCATTACGCCGGAGAAAATTAAGCAGCTGCAGCTGCGCAAACTATTGAACGAAGATTTTATGGCTATTAATAAGAAATAA
- the miaA gene encoding tRNA (adenosine(37)-N6)-dimethylallyltransferase MiaA: protein MTGKKKRLLVVVGPTAVGKTALAIRLAQYFKTEVLSADSRQFYREMTIGTAKPDAAEQQQAVHHFIDSHSIAEEYSAGDFERDALKLLADLFLHHDDVVLVGGSGLFVRALCEGLDNLPKAPIEVREKLNRLLQEKGLEALQKRLQEVDPAYYATADIQNPQRVVRALEVFEATGKPFSSFRQQEFLERPFEISTIGLNMERPELYDRINRRVDHMMDSGLLEEVKSLLPYRNKPALLTVGYAEIFDYLDGQCSLEEAVDRIKQNSRRYAKRQITWFKKHGNTCWFSPNAWDEILAYIEQ from the coding sequence ATGACAGGAAAGAAGAAGCGACTCCTTGTAGTGGTGGGGCCTACGGCGGTAGGAAAGACAGCATTGGCTATCCGACTAGCGCAGTATTTTAAAACGGAGGTACTGTCTGCCGATTCCCGACAGTTTTATCGGGAGATGACTATTGGAACAGCAAAACCCGACGCAGCGGAGCAGCAACAGGCTGTACATCATTTTATCGATTCACATTCCATCGCGGAAGAATACTCTGCCGGCGATTTTGAACGGGATGCCTTAAAGCTATTGGCTGATCTATTTCTTCATCACGACGATGTTGTGCTTGTTGGCGGATCGGGGCTTTTCGTTCGCGCCCTTTGTGAAGGTTTGGATAACTTGCCCAAGGCGCCCATAGAGGTTCGGGAGAAATTGAATAGGCTGTTGCAGGAGAAAGGATTGGAGGCGCTGCAGAAAAGGTTGCAGGAGGTCGATCCAGCCTATTATGCAACAGCAGATATCCAAAATCCACAGCGTGTTGTCCGCGCACTGGAGGTTTTTGAAGCAACGGGAAAACCTTTTTCATCCTTCCGCCAACAAGAGTTCCTAGAACGGCCCTTCGAGATTAGTACTATCGGTCTTAACATGGAACGACCAGAACTTTATGATAGGATAAATCGACGTGTAGACCATATGATGGATAGCGGCTTATTGGAAGAAGTGAAATCGTTATTGCCCTATCGCAACAAGCCGGCTCTACTTACCGTTGGTTATGCAGAAATATTCGATTACTTAGATGGTCAATGCAGCTTGGAGGAAGCAGTTGATCGAATTAAACAAAACTCTAGACGTTATGCCAAGCGACAGATAACCTGGTTTAAGAAACATGGAAATACGTGCTGGTTTTCACCAAATGCTTGGGACGAAATTTTAGCCTATATCGAGCAATAA